Proteins co-encoded in one Chionomys nivalis chromosome 6, mChiNiv1.1, whole genome shotgun sequence genomic window:
- the Myo1g gene encoding unconventional myosin-Ig yields MEDEEGPEYGKADFVLLDQLTMEDFMKNLQLRFEKGRIYTYIGEVLVSVNPYQELPLYGPEAIAKYQGRELYERPPHLYAVANAAYKAMKRRSRDTCIVISGESGAGKTEASKHIMQYIAAVTNPSQRAEVERVKDVLLKSTCVLEAFGNARTNRNHNSSRFGKYMDINFDFKGDPVGGHIHSYLLEKSRVLKQHVGERNFHAFYQLLRGSDDQKLQGLHLERNPAVYNFTRQGAGLSMGVHNALDSDEKNHQAVMEAMRIIGFSPEEVESIHRILAAILHLGNIEFVETEENGPQKGGLAVAEEALVDYVAKLTATPRDLVLRTLLARTVASGGRELIEKGHTAAEASYARDACAKAVYQRLFEWVVDRINGIMEPRGRDPRRDGKDTVIGVLDIYGFEVFPVNSFEQFCINYCNEKLQQLFIQLILKQEQEEYEREGIAWQSIEYFNNATIVELVERPHRGILAVLDEACSTAGPITDRIFLQTLDTHHRHHPHYSSRQLCPTDKTMEFGRDFRIKHYAGDVTYSVEGFIDKNRDSLFQDFKRLLYNSADPTLRAMWPDGQQDITEVTKRPLTAGTLFKNSMVALVENLASKEPFYVRCIKPNEDKVAGRLDEAHCRHQVAYLGLLENVRVRRAGFASRQPYPRFLLRYKMTCEYTWPNHLLGSDKEAVSALLEQHGLQGDVAFGHSKLFIRSPRTLVTLEQSRARLIPIIVLLLQKAWRGTLARWRCRRLRAIYTIMRWFRRHKVRAHLVELQRRFQAARQPPLYGRDLVWPPPPAVLQPFQDTCHVLFSRWRARQLVKNIPPSDMTQIKAKVAAMGALQGLRQDWGCQRAWARDYLSSDTDNPTASHLFAEQLKALREKDGFGSVLFSSHVRKVNRFRKSRDRALLLTDRHLYKLEPGRQYRVMRAVPLDAVTGLSVTSGRDQLVVLHAQGYDDLVVCLHRSQPPLDNRIGELVGMLAAHCQGEGRTLEVRVSDCIPLSQRGARRLISVEPRPEQPEPDFKCSRGAFTLLWPSH; encoded by the exons GTTTGAGAAGGGCCGTATCTATACCTACATCGGTGAGGTGCTGGTATCCGTGAACCCCTACCAGGAGCTGCCACTGTATGGACCAGAGGCCATTGCCAAGTACCAGGGCCGTGAGCTCTACGAGCGACCACCACATCTTTACGCTGTGGCCAATGCTGCCTACAAGGCAATGAAGCGTAGATCCAGGGACACCTGCATTGTCATCTCAG GGGAGAGtggggcagggaagacagaagccaGCAAGCATATCATGCAGTACATCGCTGCTGTCACCAACCCAAGCCAGAGGGCTGAGGTGGAGAG GGTGAAGGATGTACTGCTGAAGTCCACCTGTGTGCTGGAAGCCTTTGGCAATGCCCGAACCAACCGCAACCACAATTCTAGCCGCTTCGGCAAGTACATGGACATCAACTTCGACTTCAAGGGGGATCCTGTTGGAGGACACATCCACAGCTATCTGCTGGAGAAG tctaGGGTCCTCAAGCAGCATGTGGGTGAGAGGAACTTCCACGCCTTCTaccag TTGCTTAGGGGCAGTGATGACCAAAAGCTGCAAGGACTGCATCTGGAGAGGAATCCCGCTGTGTATAACTTCACACGCCAGGGAGCTGGGCTCAGCATGGGTGTGCACAAT GCTTTGGATAGTGATGAGAAGAACCACCAAGCCGTGATGGAGGCTATGAGGATCATTGGCTTCAGTCCTGAGGAGGTGGAGTCCATCCATCGAATCCTAGCTGCCATACTGCACCTG GGCAACATCGAGTTTGTGGAGACGGAGGAAAATGGGCCACAGAAAGGAGGGCTGGCAGTGGCGGAGGAGGCCCTGGTAGACTACGTGGCCAAGCTAACAGCTACACCCAGAGACCTTGTTCTTCGAACCTTGCTGGCTCGTACAGTGGCTTCCGGAGGCCGAGAACTCATAGAGAAAGGCCACACTGCGGCTGAGGCAAGCTATGCCCGGGACGCCTGTGCCAAG GCAGTGTACCAGCGGTTGTTTGAGTGGGTCGTGGACAGGATCAATGGCATCATGGAACCCCGGGGCCGTGACCCTCGGCGCGATGGCAAGGACACAGTCATTGGTGTGCTGGACATTTATGGCTTTGAAGTCTTCCCCGTCAACAG ctttgaGCAGTTCTGCATCAACTATTGCAACGAGAAGCTCCAGCAGCTCTTCATCCAGCTTATCCTGAAGCAAGAACAAGAGGAGTATGAGCGCGAGGGCATCGCCTGGCAGAGC ATTGAATACTTCAACAACGCCACCATCGTGGAACTAGTCGAGCGGCCCCACCGAGGCATCCTGGCTGTGCTAGATGAGGCCTGCAGCACAGCAGGCCCAATCACTGACCGCATCTTCCTGCAGACCCTGGACACACATCACCGCCACCACCCACACTATTCTAGCCGCCAG CTTTGCCCTACAGATAAAACCATGGAGTTTGGCCGAGACTTCCGGATCAAACACTATGCAGGGGATGTCAC GTACTCTGTGGAGGGCTTCATTGACAAGAATAGAGATTCCCTTTTCCAGGACTTCAAACGGCTGCTGTACAATAG TGCAGATCCCACCTTGCGAGCCATGTGGCCTGATGGGCAACAGGACATTACAGAAGTAACCAAGCGCCCCCTGACAGCTGGCACACTTTTTAAGAACTCTATGGTTGCGCTAGTGGAGAACTTGGCTTCCAAG GAGCCCTTCTATGTACGCTGCATCAAGCCCAATGAAGACAAAGTGGCTGGGCGGCTCGATGAAGCCCACTGTCGCCACCAGGTGGCGTACCTGGGTCTCCTGGAGAATGTGAGGGTCCGAAGGGCTGGCTTTGCTTCCCGCCAGCCCTACCCGCGATTCCTGCTCAG GTACAAGATGACCTGCGAGTACACGTGGCCCAACCACCTGCTGGGCTCTGACAAGGAGGCTGTGAGTGCCCTGCTGGAGCAGCATGGGCTGCAAGGGGATGTGGCCTTTGGCCACAGCAAGCTCTTCATCCGATCCCCAAGGACGCTGGTCACTCTGGAACAGAGCCGAGCTCGGCTCATTCCCATCATTGTGTTATTGCTGCAGAAG GCATGGCGTGGCACCCTGGCTAGGTGGCGCTGCCGGCGGCTAAGGGCCATCTACACTATCATGCGCTGGTTCCGGAGGCACAAGGTGCGTGCTCACCTGGTTGAACTGCAGCGAAGGTTCCAGGCTGCACGGCAGCCCCCACTCTACGGCCGTGACCTTGTGTGGCCACCACCTCCTGCTGTGTTGCAGCCCTTCCAGGACACTTGCCATGTTCTCTTCAGCAG GTGGCGGGCACGGCAGTTAGTGAAGAACATTCCTCCTTCAGACATGACCCAGATCAAGGCCAAGGTGGCTGCTATGGGGGCCTTGCAAGGACTGCGTCAGGACTGGGGCTGCCAGCGGGCCTGGGCCCGAGACTACCTGTCCTCT GACACTGACAACCCCACAGCTTCTCACCTGTTTGCTGAGCAACTGAAAGCTCTTCGGGAGAAGGATGGTTTTGGGTCCGTGCTTTTTTCCAGTCACGTGCGCAAG GTGAATCGCTTCCGCAAGAGCCGAGACCGGGCCCTCCTGCTCACCGATCGGCATCTCTACAAGCTGGAGCCTGGCCGACAGTACCGGGTGATGCGGGCTGTGCCCCTGGATGCG GTGACAGGGCTGAGTGTGACCAGTGGACGAGACCAGCTGGTGGTGCTACATGCCCAAGGCTATGATGACCTTGTAGTGTGTCTACACCGTTCCCAGCCACCACTCGACAATCGCATTGGGGAGCTGGTGGGCATGCTAGCTGCACACTGCCAAGG ggaGGGGCGAACCCTGGAGGTCCGTGTTTCTGACTGTATCCCACTGAGTCAACGTGGTGCCCGGCGCCTCATCTCTGTGGAGCCAAGGCCAGAGCAGCCTGAGCCAGATTTCAAATGTAGCCGCGGTGCCTTTACCCTCCTCTGGCCAAGCCACTGA